A genomic stretch from Deltaproteobacteria bacterium PRO3 includes:
- the gap gene encoding type I glyceraldehyde-3-phosphate dehydrogenase, with amino-acid sequence MALRIGINGFGRIGRTIFRLAQGDPQFEVVKINDMAPMTELAHLLKYDSVHGNFKGTVETQENALVVDGRKVLVSKIPDITKINWSDTPVDIVLECTGRLDGKKDCIHHLKGGAKKVIISAPSDDCDYTVVFGVNHDGYDPAKHEVISNASCTTNCLAPVVKVLDEKLKVKRGFMTTVHSYTNDQRIVDGGHKDLRRARAGAINMIPTSTGGAKAIGLVLPRLKGKLDGLAIRVPTPNVSLVDFVADVETATTVEQVNGFLKEAAGGALKGILGYSAEPLVSTDYNGSRYSSVVDALSTKVMDGTMVKVFAWYDNESGFSQRMIDLSKYVGSKL; translated from the coding sequence ATGGCACTACGCATCGGCATCAACGGCTTCGGCCGCATCGGTCGCACCATCTTCCGGCTCGCCCAGGGCGATCCTCAGTTCGAGGTGGTCAAGATCAACGACATGGCCCCCATGACGGAGCTGGCCCACCTGCTGAAATACGATTCGGTTCACGGCAATTTCAAAGGCACGGTCGAGACCCAAGAGAACGCCCTCGTGGTCGACGGCAGGAAGGTCCTCGTCTCCAAGATCCCCGACATCACCAAGATCAACTGGAGCGACACGCCGGTCGACATCGTGTTGGAGTGCACCGGCCGCTTGGATGGCAAGAAGGATTGCATCCACCACCTCAAGGGCGGGGCCAAGAAGGTCATCATCAGCGCCCCCTCCGACGACTGCGACTACACGGTCGTCTTCGGCGTCAACCACGACGGCTACGATCCCGCCAAGCACGAGGTGATCTCCAACGCCTCCTGCACCACCAACTGCCTCGCGCCGGTCGTGAAGGTGCTCGACGAAAAATTGAAGGTGAAGCGCGGCTTCATGACGACGGTGCACAGCTACACCAACGATCAGCGCATCGTCGACGGCGGGCACAAGGACCTGCGCCGGGCCCGCGCCGGCGCCATCAACATGATTCCGACCAGCACCGGCGGGGCCAAGGCCATCGGCCTGGTGCTGCCCCGCCTGAAGGGCAAGCTGGACGGTCTGGCGATCCGCGTGCCCACGCCCAACGTCTCGCTGGTCGACTTCGTGGCGGACGTCGAGACCGCGACCACCGTCGAGCAGGTAAACGGCTTTTTGAAAGAAGCGGCCGGCGGCGCCTTGAAGGGGATCTTGGGCTATTCCGCGGAACCCCTGGTGAGCACCGACTACAACGGTTCGCGGTATTCCTCGGTCGTCGACGCCCTTTCCACCAAGGTGATGGACGGCACGATGGTGAAGGTATTCGCCTGGTACGACAACGAGAGCGGCTTCAGCCAGCGGATGATCGATCTTTCGAAGTACGTCGGTTCCAAACTTTAA
- a CDS encoding (Fe-S)-binding protein: MRSELKKMMDYCTYCPKMCRFSCPTAEATASETYTPWGKMEIARWLTDKTLPLSEAMVAAVYQCVNCLHCQQYCEHGNDVPSALAEIRRMAVENYAAPAPVYTLEERFAAANNPYGLDLYERARAHWPQAAPKQGKEVLFQPSCHTMHYFPERLGVYFELFEKLGIEGVSVVETPIQCCGAPLDALGFRSEFQEVAEVQYYSMKDYKWVVSDGPECCVTLKQKYAAQGFSLEKSSVPLMEFLEPYLRHSNYRSRGKIKGRLAYHDPSHLSRYLGLVELPRRILSELTGFPPLELSWSGLDSLSSGTEGSYDMVFPEFAEKIALRTVEEIAARGIGKLLTADARAEAAFRRLARGFEVQDFYEFLNEHILPAEAPKRGGAES; the protein is encoded by the coding sequence ATGAGGAGCGAGCTCAAGAAGATGATGGATTACTGCACCTATTGCCCCAAGATGTGCCGCTTCAGTTGCCCGACCGCCGAGGCCACGGCCAGCGAGACCTACACGCCCTGGGGCAAGATGGAGATCGCGCGTTGGCTGACCGACAAGACCCTGCCGCTCAGCGAGGCGATGGTCGCCGCCGTCTATCAATGCGTGAATTGCCTGCACTGCCAGCAATACTGCGAGCACGGCAACGACGTGCCCTCCGCCCTGGCCGAGATTCGGCGGATGGCGGTCGAGAACTACGCCGCCCCCGCGCCGGTCTACACCCTCGAGGAGCGCTTCGCCGCCGCCAACAATCCCTACGGCCTCGACCTCTACGAGCGGGCGCGCGCGCACTGGCCGCAGGCCGCGCCGAAGCAGGGGAAGGAGGTCCTGTTCCAGCCCTCCTGCCACACGATGCATTACTTCCCCGAGCGGCTCGGGGTGTACTTCGAGCTCTTCGAGAAGCTGGGCATCGAGGGGGTCTCGGTGGTGGAGACGCCCATCCAATGCTGCGGCGCTCCCTTGGACGCCCTCGGCTTTCGCTCCGAATTCCAAGAGGTCGCCGAGGTGCAGTACTACTCGATGAAGGACTACAAGTGGGTGGTCAGCGACGGTCCGGAGTGCTGCGTCACCCTCAAGCAGAAGTACGCGGCCCAGGGATTTTCCCTCGAGAAGAGCAGCGTCCCGCTCATGGAGTTCCTCGAGCCCTACCTGCGCCACTCCAACTACCGCAGCCGCGGCAAGATCAAGGGGCGCCTGGCATATCACGACCCCTCGCACTTGAGCCGCTACCTGGGCTTGGTCGAGCTGCCGCGGCGGATCTTAAGCGAGCTCACCGGTTTTCCGCCGCTCGAGCTCTCCTGGTCGGGCCTGGACAGCCTGAGCTCCGGCACCGAGGGGAGCTACGACATGGTTTTCCCCGAGTTCGCCGAGAAGATCGCGCTGCGCACCGTGGAGGAGATCGCCGCGCGCGGCATCGGCAAGCTGCTCACCGCCGACGCGAGGGCGGAGGCGGCCTTCCGGCGTCTGGCGCGGGGCTTCGAGGTGCAGGACTTCTACGAGTTTCTCAACGAGCACATTCTCCCGGCCGAGGCCCCGAAACGCGGCGGCGCCGAGAGTTGA
- a CDS encoding FAD-binding oxidoreductase codes for MIEIDPISLLVTADTDLSVAALEDKVGAEGYTLNYFALPDNRALLAEALSRRLPNLYAAAFGGIEDLCLQLKLAQAGGALYANVKTPRSAAGPGLKKMAIGSGEWLGLPIQATLRIFPKPAHRECRAYAFAQERDLEAFEKSLLKLRWPLPLRARLASEEAMQVLEGMSLLDRAAAFSWWGPEGWMRSYGEALEDLALGKQGRALGFKSGRDEADLDALLRRAAIAQAEERSERRRQELPESHRALASFLKEGA; via the coding sequence ATGATTGAAATCGACCCCATCTCGCTCTTGGTCACGGCGGACACCGATCTGAGCGTCGCGGCCCTCGAAGACAAGGTCGGCGCGGAAGGCTACACCCTGAATTACTTCGCCCTTCCCGACAACCGCGCCCTGCTGGCCGAGGCCCTGAGCCGCCGCCTCCCCAACCTCTACGCCGCGGCCTTCGGCGGCATCGAGGACCTCTGCCTCCAGCTTAAATTGGCGCAGGCGGGCGGGGCCCTCTACGCCAACGTCAAGACGCCGCGCTCCGCGGCCGGCCCCGGCTTGAAGAAGATGGCGATCGGCTCGGGAGAGTGGCTCGGCCTGCCCATCCAGGCGACGCTGCGGATCTTTCCCAAGCCCGCCCACCGCGAGTGCCGCGCCTACGCCTTCGCGCAGGAGCGCGACCTCGAGGCCTTCGAGAAATCCCTGCTCAAGCTGCGCTGGCCGCTGCCGCTGCGCGCCCGCCTCGCCTCGGAGGAGGCCATGCAGGTCTTGGAGGGCATGTCCCTGCTCGACCGCGCGGCGGCCTTCTCGTGGTGGGGGCCCGAGGGGTGGATGCGGAGCTACGGCGAGGCCTTGGAAGACCTGGCTTTGGGCAAGCAGGGCCGTGCGCTGGGCTTCAAGTCGGGGCGGGACGAGGCGGACCTCGACGCGCTGCTGCGGCGCGCGGCAATCGCCCAAGCCGAGGAACGCTCCGAGCGCCGGCGGCAGGAGCTGCCGGAAAGCCACCGTGCCTTGGCCTCTTTCCTCAAGGAGGGCGCATGA
- a CDS encoding FAD-binding oxidoreductase, with translation MDLATVKPELLRDLGRLLRPDQVSASPPDRLSYGRDSCSKGILWVRDNQVKFPPEAVVWPESAREVAKVLAFASERGIPVVPFGGGSGVCGGTWALRGGISLDLKRLNRILKVDGARMTVRAQAGINGELLERELKRRNLTLGHFPSSIYVATLGGYLACRSAGQFSSLYGKIEDMVEGMQVVLADGRIADLADVADCPGELDLKELFLGSEGTLGVVTEATLRVHPLPESETFLGFSFAQLDQGLDAIRKILQAGLKPAVVRLYDELDTVLFSSYKQEGAEPSVLDGLARALNPLLHWAKDASLKLALKRPALLRQAMRLLPGPCMLILGFQGAAELTQAQVARARELCVELKAKDLGEGTGRYWLKHRYSVSYKLSPLFDAGLFADTMEVATTWNNLRNLYDRVRAAISRHGLVMAHFSHAYPEGCSIYFTFLGYRDGGEASRELYDRIWAEALKACVAAGGTITHHHGVGVLKAAFMKDEWGQAMDWLNRMKRKLDPAGILNPGKLGLAHD, from the coding sequence ATGGATCTCGCCACGGTCAAACCCGAGCTGCTTCGCGATTTGGGCCGGCTCTTGCGGCCCGACCAGGTGAGCGCCTCGCCGCCCGACCGGCTGAGCTACGGCCGCGATTCCTGCAGCAAGGGCATCCTTTGGGTCCGCGACAACCAGGTGAAATTTCCGCCCGAGGCCGTCGTCTGGCCCGAATCCGCCCGCGAGGTGGCCAAGGTCCTCGCCTTCGCGAGCGAGCGCGGCATCCCCGTGGTGCCCTTCGGGGGCGGCTCCGGCGTCTGCGGCGGGACCTGGGCGCTGCGCGGCGGGATCAGCCTCGACCTCAAGCGGCTCAACCGAATCCTCAAGGTGGACGGCGCGCGCATGACGGTGCGGGCCCAGGCCGGCATCAACGGCGAGTTGCTCGAGCGCGAGCTCAAGCGCCGCAACCTCACGCTGGGGCATTTTCCCTCCTCGATATACGTGGCGACCCTCGGCGGCTATTTGGCCTGCCGCTCGGCCGGCCAGTTTTCCTCCCTCTACGGAAAGATCGAGGACATGGTCGAGGGGATGCAGGTCGTCCTCGCGGACGGTCGCATCGCGGATCTGGCCGACGTCGCGGACTGCCCGGGCGAGCTCGACTTGAAAGAGCTCTTCCTCGGCTCGGAGGGGACGCTGGGCGTCGTCACCGAGGCGACGCTGCGGGTGCATCCTCTGCCGGAGAGCGAGACCTTTTTGGGCTTCTCCTTCGCCCAGCTCGACCAAGGCCTCGACGCGATCCGCAAGATCCTGCAGGCCGGCTTAAAGCCCGCGGTGGTGCGGCTCTACGACGAGCTCGACACCGTCCTCTTCTCCTCCTACAAGCAGGAGGGCGCCGAGCCCTCGGTCCTCGACGGCCTCGCGCGGGCCCTCAATCCCCTCCTGCATTGGGCCAAGGACGCCTCGCTGAAGCTGGCCCTCAAGCGGCCCGCCCTGCTGCGGCAGGCGATGCGGCTGCTGCCCGGCCCATGCATGCTGATCCTCGGCTTCCAAGGCGCGGCGGAATTGACCCAGGCCCAGGTCGCCCGGGCCCGCGAGCTCTGCGTCGAGCTCAAGGCGAAGGACCTGGGCGAGGGCACCGGCCGCTATTGGCTGAAGCACCGTTACAGCGTCTCCTACAAATTGTCGCCGCTCTTCGACGCCGGCCTCTTCGCCGACACCATGGAGGTCGCGACCACCTGGAACAACCTGCGCAACCTCTACGACCGAGTGCGCGCGGCGATCTCGCGGCACGGCCTGGTGATGGCGCATTTCAGCCACGCCTATCCGGAGGGCTGCTCGATCTATTTCACCTTCCTGGGTTACCGGGACGGCGGCGAGGCGAGTCGCGAGCTCTACGACCGCATCTGGGCCGAGGCGCTGAAGGCCTGCGTCGCCGCGGGTGGCACGATCACCCACCACCACGGCGTCGGCGTCCTCAAGGCAGCCTTCATGAAGGACGAGTGGGGGCAGGCGATGGATTGGTTGAATCGCATGAAGCGGAAGCTCGACCCCGCGGGGATCCTCAATCCCGGAAAGCTGGGGCTCGCCCATGATTGA
- the rplM gene encoding 50S ribosomal protein L13, with amino-acid sequence MGLTKSFTKEKSPRNWVLVDLQGQVLGRAASRIAMILRGKTKGQFTSHDDVGDFVVAINAKGVRLTGNKMQEKMYYHHSEYIGGLKEFTAEKLLERKPEELIRRAVKGMLPKTFLGKKQLKKLKIYPGADHPHRAQTPEVASLPSRQYKK; translated from the coding sequence ATGGGTTTAACCAAGAGCTTCACCAAAGAGAAATCCCCCCGCAACTGGGTCCTCGTCGACCTCCAGGGCCAAGTCCTGGGCCGCGCCGCCAGCCGCATCGCCATGATCCTGCGGGGTAAGACCAAGGGGCAATTCACCTCGCACGACGACGTCGGCGACTTCGTGGTCGCGATCAACGCGAAGGGCGTCCGCCTCACCGGCAACAAGATGCAAGAGAAGATGTACTACCACCACTCCGAGTACATCGGCGGCTTAAAAGAGTTCACCGCCGAGAAGCTCCTCGAGCGCAAGCCCGAAGAGCTGATCCGCCGGGCGGTGAAGGGCATGCTGCCCAAGACCTTCCTGGGCAAGAAGCAGCTCAAGAAGCTGAAGATTTATCCCGGCGCGGACCATCCGCACCGCGCGCAAACCCCTGAAGTGGCGAGCCTCCCCAGCCGCCAGTACAAGAAGTAG
- the rpsI gene encoding 30S ribosomal protein S9, whose protein sequence is MASVKKFNGTGKRKSAAARVILSPGDGQFTINGREGLDNYFGRATSRMVILQPFEVTGNLGKFNVQATLTGGGPQGQAGALRHGISRALLAMNPDYRKPLRKAGFLTRDARVKERKKYGLRGARKATQYSKR, encoded by the coding sequence ATGGCCTCGGTCAAAAAGTTCAACGGAACCGGAAAACGCAAAAGCGCCGCCGCGCGCGTGATTCTCTCGCCCGGCGACGGGCAGTTTACGATCAACGGCCGCGAAGGCCTCGACAACTACTTCGGCCGCGCGACCAGCCGCATGGTCATCCTCCAGCCCTTCGAAGTGACGGGCAACCTGGGCAAGTTCAACGTGCAGGCGACCCTCACCGGCGGCGGGCCCCAGGGCCAGGCCGGCGCCCTGCGCCACGGCATCTCGCGGGCCCTGCTCGCAATGAACCCCGACTATCGCAAGCCGCTGCGCAAGGCGGGCTTCCTCACCCGCGACGCCCGCGTCAAAGAGCGCAAGAAATACGGCCTGCGCGGCGCCCGCAAGGCGACGCAGTACTCGAAGCGTTAG
- a CDS encoding N-acetyl-gamma-glutamyl-phosphate reductase — MPLNIAIVGATGYTGAELARLLLRHPQVAITALTSERSAGEPFGKAFPAFQGRLDLVLEALNPEAIAQKADLVFLCLPHHESMQAAAAFRKLGRKVIDLSADFRLIDPKVYEAWYGPHTAKNLLEDAVYGLPELHRTAVAQADLIANPGCYPTSCILGLAPLIKEKLIDLESIVCDSKSGVSGAGRGAKTDILYCEVNESFKAYGVGKHRHTPEIEQELSRLAGQKVAITFTPHLVPMDRGILSTLYAKARGKVLPKALHDLYLEFYAKEPFVRLRPLGAFPATHEVRFSNYCDLGVHFDERTGRLVVVSAIDNLTKGASGQAVQNMNIRMGWEETLGLLDTAPVP, encoded by the coding sequence ATGCCACTGAACATCGCTATCGTCGGGGCCACCGGTTACACGGGCGCCGAGCTGGCGCGGCTCCTATTGCGCCATCCCCAGGTGGCGATCACCGCGCTCACCAGCGAGCGCTCCGCCGGCGAGCCCTTCGGCAAGGCCTTTCCCGCCTTCCAGGGCCGGCTCGACCTGGTCCTCGAGGCGCTGAACCCCGAGGCGATCGCGCAGAAGGCCGACTTGGTCTTCCTCTGCCTCCCGCACCACGAATCGATGCAGGCCGCGGCGGCCTTCCGCAAGCTGGGCCGCAAGGTCATCGACTTGAGCGCCGACTTCCGCTTGATCGATCCCAAGGTCTACGAGGCCTGGTACGGCCCGCACACGGCGAAGAACCTGCTCGAGGACGCCGTGTACGGTCTCCCCGAACTGCACCGCACCGCCGTCGCCCAGGCCGACTTGATCGCCAATCCCGGCTGCTATCCGACCAGCTGCATTTTGGGCCTGGCGCCGCTGATCAAAGAAAAGCTCATCGACCTGGAGAGCATCGTCTGCGACTCGAAGTCAGGCGTCTCCGGCGCGGGCCGCGGCGCGAAAACGGACATCCTTTATTGCGAGGTCAACGAGAGCTTCAAGGCCTACGGCGTCGGCAAGCACCGCCACACCCCGGAGATCGAGCAAGAGCTCTCCCGGCTGGCCGGACAAAAGGTCGCGATCACCTTCACGCCCCACCTGGTGCCGATGGACCGCGGCATTCTCTCGACGCTCTACGCCAAGGCGCGCGGCAAGGTACTGCCGAAGGCGCTGCACGACTTGTATCTGGAATTCTACGCGAAGGAGCCCTTCGTCCGGCTCCGTCCGCTCGGAGCCTTCCCCGCCACGCACGAGGTGCGCTTCAGCAACTACTGCGATCTGGGCGTCCACTTCGACGAGCGCACCGGCCGCCTCGTCGTGGTCAGCGCCATCGACAACCTCACCAAGGGCGCCTCAGGCCAGGCCGTCCAAAACATGAACATCCGCATGGGCTGGGAAGAAACGCTCGGCCTGCTCGACACCGCGCCGGTGCCCTAA
- a CDS encoding CTP synthase, with protein MKTKFIFTTGGVVSSLGKGLATASIGALLENRGLKITVLKLDPYINVDPGTMNPFQHGEVYVTDDGAETDLDLGHYERYTHAKLTKLNNVTTGKIYYSVIQKERKGEYLGKTVQVIPHITDEIKAAILRVAEGVDLVMVEIGGTVGDIESLPFLEAIRQFRYDVGKENTLYIHLTLVPYIAAAGELKTKPSQHSVQKLREIGIQPDILLCRTEQDLSKDIKSKIAMFCNLAPDCVFTAKDVSSIYEVPLLFHEEGVDEKIVELLNIWTRTPDLLEWKELVEKIHHPQHEVTIAVVGKYVNLTDSYKSLNEALKHGGFANETKVNLKFFDSEDLVQKDLAKEFEGIDGILVPGGFGDRGVEGKIKAIQYAREKQIPFFGICLGMQLACIEFARNVCGIPNANSREFDENGPEPVIDLMEEQKKLINKGATMRLGAYACSIEKDTLAQRIYQDRNISERHRHRYEFNNIYRDRLQDRGMVFSGLSPDGVLVEIVELPSHPYFIACQFHPEFKSRPMHPHPLFSHFIKASLRNAQRQQWNLRKADESPSSEKSNQILAAGEVKSSS; from the coding sequence ATGAAAACCAAGTTTATCTTCACGACCGGCGGCGTTGTCAGCTCCCTGGGCAAGGGTCTCGCTACCGCCAGTATCGGGGCGCTGCTCGAAAATCGCGGCCTCAAGATCACCGTCCTCAAGCTCGATCCCTACATCAACGTCGATCCCGGCACCATGAACCCCTTCCAGCACGGCGAGGTCTACGTCACCGACGACGGCGCCGAGACCGACCTCGACCTGGGCCACTACGAGCGCTACACCCACGCCAAGCTGACCAAGCTCAACAACGTCACCACCGGCAAGATTTACTATTCCGTCATTCAAAAAGAGCGGAAGGGCGAGTACCTGGGCAAGACCGTCCAGGTCATCCCCCACATCACCGACGAGATCAAGGCCGCCATCTTGCGCGTCGCCGAGGGCGTCGACCTGGTCATGGTCGAGATCGGCGGCACGGTCGGCGACATCGAAAGCCTCCCCTTCCTCGAGGCCATCCGCCAATTTCGTTACGACGTCGGCAAAGAGAACACCCTGTACATCCACCTGACTTTAGTTCCGTACATCGCGGCCGCGGGCGAGCTGAAGACCAAGCCCTCGCAACACAGCGTGCAAAAGCTCCGCGAGATCGGCATCCAGCCCGACATCCTGCTCTGCCGCACCGAGCAAGACTTGAGCAAAGACATCAAGTCGAAGATCGCCATGTTCTGCAACCTGGCCCCCGACTGCGTCTTCACCGCCAAGGACGTAAGCTCGATCTACGAGGTCCCCCTGCTCTTCCACGAGGAGGGCGTCGACGAAAAGATCGTCGAGCTGCTCAACATCTGGACCCGCACCCCCGACCTGCTCGAGTGGAAAGAATTGGTCGAAAAGATCCACCACCCCCAGCACGAGGTTACCATCGCGGTGGTCGGCAAGTACGTCAACCTGACCGACAGCTACAAAAGCCTCAACGAGGCCCTGAAACACGGCGGTTTTGCCAACGAAACTAAAGTAAACCTTAAATTCTTCGACAGCGAGGATTTGGTCCAGAAGGACCTCGCCAAGGAATTCGAGGGCATCGATGGCATCCTCGTCCCGGGGGGCTTCGGCGACCGCGGAGTCGAGGGGAAGATCAAGGCCATCCAGTACGCCCGCGAAAAGCAGATCCCCTTCTTCGGCATCTGCCTAGGGATGCAGCTGGCCTGCATCGAATTCGCCCGCAACGTCTGCGGCATCCCCAACGCCAACAGCCGCGAATTCGACGAAAACGGCCCCGAGCCGGTCATCGACCTGATGGAAGAGCAAAAAAAGCTTATCAACAAGGGGGCGACGATGCGCCTGGGGGCCTACGCCTGCTCCATCGAGAAGGACACCTTGGCGCAGCGCATCTACCAGGACCGCAACATCTCCGAGCGCCACCGGCACCGCTACGAATTCAACAATATCTACCGCGACCGGCTCCAGGACCGGGGCATGGTCTTCTCGGGGCTCTCCCCCGACGGCGTCCTGGTCGAGATCGTCGAGCTGCCCAGCCACCCCTATTTCATCGCCTGCCAGTTCCATCCCGAGTTCAAATCCCGGCCCATGCACCCCCATCCGCTGTTCAGCCACTTCATCAAGGCCAGCCTGCGCAACGCGCAGCGGCAGCAATGGAACCTGCGCAAGGCCGACGAGAGCCCCTCTTCCGAAAAAAGCAACCAAATTCTCGCCGCCGGCGAGGTAAAATCTTCCTCCTAA
- the rpoN gene encoding RNA polymerase factor sigma-54 — protein sequence MALEIRQNLKLTQSLVITPQLQQAIKLLQLSQMELVEMVQNEMLENPLLEEGQDTEEATHQDPPEIVAEREGLEGQAEDKPMESQEVGGKEGDFKEEAPDFDWDNYLNTYNAPENVQSHIEELPSYENTLASKTSLFDHLMWQLQLSNFGERENRIGTFILGCINDDGYLQDPLEDVAAKCEASVEEVEGVLKKIQEFDPPGVGARDLKECLMIQLKHLGPEREILAKMIDNHLPQLERKDYLRIAKDLKISLERVQELAKMIHELEPKPGREYSSSEPQYITPDVYVNKIGNEWVVVLNEDGLPKLKVSHLYKNAMEGNGAAAATKEYVQNKLRSAIWLIRSIHQRQRTLYRTAKTIVKFQQEFFEKGINYLKPMILRDVANEIEMHESTVSRVTTNKYMHTPHGIFELKYFFNSGIATSDGDSVASETIKTKIKGLIAQENPKKPLSDQEIVKLLKDGNIDIARRTVAKYREMMGIQPSSKRRQLY from the coding sequence ATGGCTTTGGAAATCCGACAGAACCTCAAGCTGACGCAATCGCTCGTCATTACCCCGCAACTTCAGCAGGCCATCAAGCTGCTCCAGCTCTCGCAGATGGAGCTGGTCGAGATGGTGCAAAACGAGATGCTCGAGAACCCCCTCTTGGAGGAAGGCCAGGACACGGAAGAAGCCACCCACCAAGACCCGCCCGAGATCGTCGCCGAGCGCGAGGGCCTGGAGGGACAGGCCGAGGACAAGCCGATGGAAAGCCAGGAGGTCGGCGGCAAGGAGGGCGACTTCAAGGAAGAGGCCCCCGATTTCGACTGGGACAACTACCTCAATACCTACAACGCCCCCGAGAACGTCCAAAGCCACATCGAAGAGCTGCCCTCCTACGAAAACACCCTGGCCAGCAAGACCAGCCTCTTCGACCACCTGATGTGGCAGCTGCAGCTCTCCAACTTCGGCGAGCGCGAAAACAGGATCGGCACCTTCATCCTGGGCTGCATCAACGACGACGGCTACCTGCAGGACCCCCTCGAGGACGTCGCCGCCAAGTGCGAGGCGAGCGTCGAAGAGGTCGAGGGGGTGCTGAAGAAGATCCAAGAGTTCGACCCGCCGGGCGTCGGCGCCCGCGACCTCAAAGAATGCCTGATGATCCAGCTCAAGCACCTGGGCCCCGAGCGCGAGATCCTGGCCAAGATGATCGACAACCACCTGCCCCAGCTCGAGCGCAAAGATTACCTGCGCATCGCGAAAGACCTCAAAATATCGCTGGAGCGGGTCCAAGAGCTCGCCAAGATGATCCACGAGCTCGAGCCCAAGCCAGGCCGCGAGTACAGCAGCAGCGAGCCCCAGTACATCACCCCCGACGTCTACGTGAACAAGATCGGCAACGAGTGGGTCGTGGTGCTCAACGAGGACGGTCTGCCCAAGCTCAAGGTGAGTCACCTCTATAAAAACGCGATGGAGGGCAACGGCGCCGCGGCGGCCACCAAAGAATACGTCCAAAACAAGCTGCGCTCCGCGATCTGGCTGATCCGCAGCATCCACCAGCGCCAACGCACCCTGTACCGCACGGCCAAGACCATCGTGAAATTTCAGCAAGAATTCTTCGAGAAGGGCATCAATTACCTCAAGCCGATGATCCTGCGCGACGTCGCCAACGAGATCGAGATGCACGAGTCCACGGTCTCGCGCGTCACGACCAACAAGTACATGCACACGCCCCACGGGATCTTCGAGTTGAAATACTTCTTCAACAGCGGGATCGCGACCTCCGACGGCGATTCGGTCGCCAGCGAGACGATCAAGACCAAGATCAAGGGGCTCATCGCCCAAGAAAATCCCAAAAAGCCCCTCTCCGACCAAGAGATCGTCAAGCTGTTGAAGGACGGCAACATCGACATCGCCCGCCGCACGGTGGCGAAATACCGCGAGATGATGGGCATCCAGCCCTCGTCGAAGCGACGACAACTTTACTAA
- the raiA gene encoding ribosome-associated translation inhibitor RaiA — protein sequence MKTTVTFRHMPASNALRTHAEEKVQKFLKYLHEPVDIHVILMVEKIRQIAEINVQSKNFTAHGVEESQDMYTSIDKVTSKVEAQLRKHKEKVKAHKSETKAYQALEATLPLE from the coding sequence ATGAAAACAACGGTGACCTTTCGTCACATGCCCGCTTCCAACGCCCTGCGAACCCACGCCGAGGAGAAGGTTCAAAAATTTTTGAAATACCTCCACGAACCTGTCGACATCCACGTCATCCTGATGGTCGAGAAGATCCGGCAGATCGCCGAAATCAACGTCCAGTCCAAAAATTTCACCGCGCATGGCGTGGAAGAATCGCAAGACATGTATACCTCGATCGACAAGGTCACCTCGAAGGTCGAGGCCCAACTGCGCAAGCACAAGGAGAAGGTGAAGGCCCACAAGAGCGAGACCAAGGCCTACCAGGCCCTCGAGGCGACGCTCCCGCTCGAGTAG
- a CDS encoding PTS sugar transporter subunit IIA, whose protein sequence is MKITNILRVESIIPELKSQDKNGVIKELAEAVVRSEPSLSPDRLYEVLLEREKLGSTGIGSGVAIPHGKLPNLERIVAAFGRSHPGVDFDSQDGEPAHLFFVLVAPENTAGLHLKALAKLSRLLKDAQFRQKLMEVPDAAALFRAIEIEDDKA, encoded by the coding sequence ATGAAAATTACCAACATCCTGCGCGTCGAATCGATCATCCCCGAGCTGAAATCCCAAGATAAAAACGGGGTTATCAAAGAGTTGGCCGAGGCGGTCGTCCGCTCCGAGCCCTCCCTCTCCCCCGACCGGCTCTACGAGGTCCTGCTCGAGCGCGAAAAGCTGGGCTCCACCGGGATCGGCAGCGGGGTCGCCATCCCGCACGGCAAACTGCCCAACCTCGAGCGCATCGTGGCCGCCTTCGGACGCTCCCACCCCGGGGTCGATTTCGACTCCCAGGACGGCGAGCCCGCCCACCTCTTCTTCGTCCTGGTCGCCCCCGAGAACACCGCCGGCCTGCACCTCAAGGCCCTGGCCAAGCTCTCCCGCCTCCTGAAAGACGCCCAATTTCGGCAAAAGCTCATGGAGGTCCCCGACGCGGCCGCCCTCTTCCGGGCCATCGAGATCGAGGACGACAAGGCTTAA